ATGAATAGACGTAATATCCATTAAATATGAATCCCATTGAGAATAATACACCCGCTTCTGATTACGGTAGAAAAAATCACTTTCATTCAATTGGTTGAACAACTCTGTATTCCATTTGTCAGCTTCCATTATATTAATATACCCATAGACTTTTGTACCTGACTGTTGAATCATCTGAATTTGCTCTTGAGAATAAAAAACCGGCTCAATCATCACAGCATCTAACTCTTGCATTTTTTTCAATAAATCCGGGGTTGGACTATCATAATAAATTTTGTATGTTTTAACTTTAGTCAAAGGATTATCGGATGCAGCGCATGCATTAAATGGCAGCATAAAAGCGGATAAAATTACAATGAATGAAAATCCTAAGCTCTTTTTTTTAGATATTTTCCACATTTGTTGACCTCCCTATATAAGAAATAATGTCAGGATTCTCAGGCTGATGAAATCGATGTGCTGTCCTACCGATTTTAAATGAGTCTTTATTCCTGATTAATTTCTACGTTATTATAGCATAATTTAACAAAATAATAGTTTTTTTATTAAAAATCATCGAGGTGATGAAATGATTTACACTCAGACAAGTACTTGGCGAAAATTTATCGAACTGTTCGTTATTATGTTAATCGCAGCTCTTCTGGATCAATATCTTGAAATGAATATGACCCAATGGACTTTAAGCCCGTTTATTATGATTGTTCTATTCTTTTCTCTGCGCTATGGTCTGACTCTGGGCTTATCCGCTTTTCTATTGACAGTATCCTATCTAATCGTGTCTGTGGAACTGAACAATGGAGATCTCTTCCTATTATTTTATGAATCCGACACCTACTTAGTAATGTTATTCACCTTGCTGATCGCTGTTATAAGCGGCACTTACAGTACTTCATTCAAAGAAAGATATGAGAGTCTTACGTATTCTTATGGAGAGATCATGGACGAACGTAACGAGCTGAAGAAGACGATTGAATTGATGAAGGAGTCTCAAAGAGTTATGCAGGAAAAAGTATTAGATTCTGAGTACACACTTTCAAGAATCTATCAGGTTGGCATAGCACTAGACCAGCCCACCCCTGATTTGATTCGTAATGAAGCAACCACCATTATTTCTAATTTATTTAAAGCAGAAGAGGTTGGAATTTACCACCTCGATTCCTCTCGGAAAGCCTTGCGGCTGCATGTGAGAAACGGGGAATCCAAACGGCTGCCTCAAACGTTGTTTATTGATGAACACTCATTTTTTTATAAGAGAATCTTCCAAAATAAAACGGTAACCATTCGAACCGTAGATGATGACGAAAATACTCCTCTTGTGGCAGGGCCGATTGTTTCAAATAACGAAGTAGAAGAAGTTTTGATCATCGACCAACTTGATTTTTCAAGGTTAACAAAGTATGAAATTCAAATTATGTCTCTCGTCCTGGATTGGATGTCCAATCGAATGGAGCGGGCAAAGGAAGCTAAGCGAGAAGAGGACAAGGAGAATATGTACCCGGGAACCCGAGTTTACTATGCAGATGTATTTGAAGATCTCGTCGATGTCCAAAGAATGAGAAAAGAGCATTATCATGTTCCGTTCAGTGTAGTTTCCGTAGATTTAAGCTCCCATAAAAACCTATCCGTTATCGAAACGGAAATTATTCTGAGAGCATACCTACGTGAGCTTGATGTGATCGGATTTAATCAGGAAACTCACACCTTTTATTTCCTTCTTCCAGGTACAGAGGAAGCAAAAGCATGGATGGTAGAGAAGAGAATCAAGCAAGCGTTACGGACGAAAGGCGTGATGCCGGTTGGATAACCAATCACTGCCTCTCATTCTCATAACCTTTTATTTAGTACATGGTATTCTGATTGCTTTCTCCGCACACTTTCTAAATAAACGCGTCACTAAGGAAGATAGAGGAATAATCAGCTGGATTTGTGTAGTAAGTTTCTTCATCCCTATAGCCGGTGAAATCTTAGGAATAATTACTTGGATGATTTCTAAACACGTTGGATCTAATCAAATGCTGAACGAATACGACGATTATATAAAATTTGAACCACTCAATCTTGAGCATCTGCGCTACCAGGCGGAGGAAAACATGGACTTGCTCCCTATAGGTGAAGCCATACAATCCGATGAATCTAAGGACCATAAAGACCTGATTCTGCGATTGATCAACTCGAACATTACGAATAAAGGAAAATATTTAAATTTAGGACTTACTAATAATGACTCAGAAACCGTACACTACTCTGCGACTACGCTTAATGTTTTAAATAACCGTATGGAAAAGGAACTGGAACAGGCAAAACTCGCCTTTGATCCGGCTCACCCAGCTACCATCCACCACCTGGTTCAGGTTTATGAACGCTTTATCGATAGTGGTCTCCTTGAAGAAAATGCTCAAAAAAGGTTGGAAAAAGAGTATGTGGACGTTTTGGAAAGAGAAGTCAGTACTCCTGGAGAAGCCACTTGGCTTTATTTTAATCTTGGGAAAATCTATAAGCGGACCAGTCAAAAAGACAGGGCGATTCAGGCTTTCAATGCCTTGATCGAACATTTCCCAAACGAACCCGAAGGATACCTGCAATTAATAGAAATCTACTATGATAGGCGTAATTGGTCCGCCCTAAAATCGTTAACCTGGAATTTATATGAGCATGTGCCGGAAGAGAAAATACCAGAAAAGCAAAGGTTCATCGTTCGTCACATAGGAGGTATCGGTGTATGAAAAAACGGACGTTATTCACTGTCAGCGGGTTATTTTTATTACTGTCGTCGACTATTTTATTTTTACAATTTATTCGTCTGGATCTATTCCACCAGTGGTTTCCAGCTAAAAGTGCTTCCTTATCAGATACGGAAACGATGAGCGCACTTAAGGAACCACTTCCAGGCCAAGAAATGAATATTTATATGCACCGTAACGACAGCGATTTATCGCAAGGTGCGATCGATAATATACAAAAAGCTATGGATTATGCGAAGGTTCGCTATACCGAAATCTCTGCATCAGAAATAAGTAACATATCCCCTTCTCCTTATAACGTACTTGTTTTAGCAGGAGAGCACTCAAAGAACTGGCCGCTTGAGAGAATTAAAGCCTTTGTGGAAAACGGAGGACGCCTGTACATAGGGGCAAGATTTATTAATGAAGAATGGAACGAATTGTTAGGTATTACCGATGTGAATGATTTTAAAGACGGTATTTACGGTCTGACTTTTGAAAAAGAACTATTCCCTGGGTACATGGATCTTGACCAGACCTCTAAGCTTTTTTCTCACAGCATTGCCGACGTGGAACTTTCAAAAGAATCAGAAGTATTCATAACTGCACAGAATGAACCGATCTTATGGTCTAATCGTTATGGAGAAGGAAAAGTAATGGTGTGGAATACGAGCTCCGTGACGGAGAAAAACTCCAGGGGTTTGATGCTTCAGGCTCTTTCTTTTTTACCTCCTGCCTTTGCCAGCAATCAAGCTGGTATCAAGGTGATGCACATTGACGATTTCCCGTCTCCAGTACCAGCTGAAACCTCTGAAGTTATTCAGAATCACTACGATCTTTCAATACAGGATTTCTATACCGATATCTGGTGGGAAGACATGAAGGAATTGAGTCACAAGTATGAGCTGAGTTATACAGGATATTTAATTGGCACTTACGAGGATGAAATGAGAATGACGGCTGAAGAACTCATTTCTGAACGACGTTATCCCATGCTTTATTTTGGAAGAAATCTTTTGAAGGAGAAAGGAGAACTTGGGCTCCATGGATACAATCACCAGTCACTCGTGACAAATGAGGAAACCATCGACCCCTCACTACAGTACATGCCATGGGACAGCCAAATGCAAATGGAGGATTCGTTAAAGAGGGCCGTCCAGCTTTTCGATTACTATTTTCCTGCCGAGCAAATTGAATCTTACGTGCCACCTTCTAACATTTTAAATGAAACCGGACTGGCAGCCCTTCAAAACGCGTTGCCCAATTTAAAGACGGTGGCTGCTCTCTATACAGGGACCGCATCGGAGGGAAGTTTCATACAGGAATTTGAGCAGGACGATAAATATCCTGACCTTTACCATTTCCCGAGAATTTCAAGTGGGTACATGGAGACAGCAGAAGATCAGTTCATCCAAGTGGATGCGATTGCAAACTTTGGTATGGTTTCGCACTTTATCCACCCCGATGATGTACTGGACAGCCAGCGGAGCGGGGATAAAGGCTGGCCAGGTCTTAAAGACAACTTTGCATCTATGGCACGTTCTATTCACCAGACATATCCCTATTTGGATAATATGGTGCAGTCACAGGCTACTAACCGAATGAAACAGTATCAAGCGTCCGATATTCAAGTAACTTATGAACCCGGCCAAATTAATATTAAAGGAAACGAGATGCTATCCCCTTCCCTCCTATTTCTTCGGGTAAATCAGGAACAGCATTTAGAAACAGGGACGTACTCTTTCGGGGTGGTAGAGCGATTTAGTGAAACAGAATCGCTTTATAAAGTTACATTAACCAAACCTTCGGCAAAAATTAGTATAAAGGATGATTCATTATGAGAATCGGAATGGTCGTCGAGGGGAGTTATCCCTATGTGAGCGGAGGGGTCGCAAGCTGGGTGCAGATGATTATTACTCAGATGCCAAAGCACGAGTTTGTCATTATTGCGATTACACCAAAAGAGATGTCTGTTGAGGATTATCGATATGATTTACCCTCCAACGTCGTTCAAGTGGAGAATCTGCCTCTTAATTTTAAGCAAAAAACAAAAAAGCGAAGGATACCCCTGACTGAATCTGATCAGGTTAACCTCACCGAATGGATGATGTTCAGCAAGGTAGAATCGCAGGCATTAGATGTCTTTAGCCAGAAATTAGGGACTAGGGAAGCGTTTTTTTCCAGTGAACTTTTTTGGCGGCTGGTACAGGGAAGTTACCAGAAAGAAAACCAGTCCGGTTCCTTCATTGATTATTTCTGGATGTGGCGTGGAATGTTTACTCCCATCATTGAATTGCTTCAGTTTCCTTTTCCTGAAGTTGACCTTATACATTCAGCATCCACGGGCTATGCAGGCCTGGTTGCTGCTTCAATTAAAAGACAGCAGAATGTCCCCTTCCTTTTAACGGAACATGGCATTTATTCCAGGGAACGAGAGGAAGAAATCCTACAGGCCGGGTGGATTCCTGATTATTATAAAAAACGCTGGGTTACTTTTTTTCACCATCTATCCAGGCAAGCCTACAAAGATGCGGATGATGTTATAACACTTTTTGAACGAAACAGTCTGCTGCAGAAAGAAATAGGAGCAGCTGAAGAAAAACTGTCGATTGTACCAAACGGCATTCACTTTGATCGTCTTTCCAACATTCAGAAACGTGATAAAACAGAAGTTAAACTAAGTATCGGTGCAATTGTGCGTGTTGTCCCCATAAAAGATATTAAAACTATGATTAATGCAGCTAAAATTTTGGATGACAGCAAGGTTCCTTTTGAGCTTATCATTATGGGTCCGCTCGATGAGGATAAGGATTATGCAGAGGAATGTCAGCGAATGATTACACAATTAGAAATGGAGCACTGCGTTGTGCTCGCTGGCAAAGTTAATATTATGGAATACCTGCCTCAATTTGATGTTTGCCTATTGACCAGTATTTCTGAAGGCCAGCCGCTTGCCGTTCTTGAAGGAATGGCTGCAGGCATTCCCTATATAGTAAGTGACGTAGGATCCTGTTCCG
The Halobacillus halophilus DSM 2266 DNA segment above includes these coding regions:
- a CDS encoding tetratricopeptide repeat protein, which encodes MDNQSLPLILITFYLVHGILIAFSAHFLNKRVTKEDRGIISWICVVSFFIPIAGEILGIITWMISKHVGSNQMLNEYDDYIKFEPLNLEHLRYQAEENMDLLPIGEAIQSDESKDHKDLILRLINSNITNKGKYLNLGLTNNDSETVHYSATTLNVLNNRMEKELEQAKLAFDPAHPATIHHLVQVYERFIDSGLLEENAQKRLEKEYVDVLEREVSTPGEATWLYFNLGKIYKRTSQKDRAIQAFNALIEHFPNEPEGYLQLIEIYYDRRNWSALKSLTWNLYEHVPEEKIPEKQRFIVRHIGGIGV
- the pelF gene encoding GT4 family glycosyltransferase PelF; the protein is MRIGMVVEGSYPYVSGGVASWVQMIITQMPKHEFVIIAITPKEMSVEDYRYDLPSNVVQVENLPLNFKQKTKKRRIPLTESDQVNLTEWMMFSKVESQALDVFSQKLGTREAFFSSELFWRLVQGSYQKENQSGSFIDYFWMWRGMFTPIIELLQFPFPEVDLIHSASTGYAGLVAASIKRQQNVPFLLTEHGIYSREREEEILQAGWIPDYYKKRWVTFFHHLSRQAYKDADDVITLFERNSLLQKEIGAAEEKLSIVPNGIHFDRLSNIQKRDKTEVKLSIGAIVRVVPIKDIKTMINAAKILDDSKVPFELIIMGPLDEDKDYAEECQRMITQLEMEHCVVLAGKVNIMEYLPQFDVCLLTSISEGQPLAVLEGMAAGIPYIVSDVGSCSELIHGRDDDPYGPAGFVVPPVNPKQIAEYCEWIYHHPQEAIKLGKNGQKRAENYYQIHQFIEQYAELYEARGQQYGRYRI
- a CDS encoding DUF2194 domain-containing protein — protein: MKKRTLFTVSGLFLLLSSTILFLQFIRLDLFHQWFPAKSASLSDTETMSALKEPLPGQEMNIYMHRNDSDLSQGAIDNIQKAMDYAKVRYTEISASEISNISPSPYNVLVLAGEHSKNWPLERIKAFVENGGRLYIGARFINEEWNELLGITDVNDFKDGIYGLTFEKELFPGYMDLDQTSKLFSHSIADVELSKESEVFITAQNEPILWSNRYGEGKVMVWNTSSVTEKNSRGLMLQALSFLPPAFASNQAGIKVMHIDDFPSPVPAETSEVIQNHYDLSIQDFYTDIWWEDMKELSHKYELSYTGYLIGTYEDEMRMTAEELISERRYPMLYFGRNLLKEKGELGLHGYNHQSLVTNEETIDPSLQYMPWDSQMQMEDSLKRAVQLFDYYFPAEQIESYVPPSNILNETGLAALQNALPNLKTVAALYTGTASEGSFIQEFEQDDKYPDLYHFPRISSGYMETAEDQFIQVDAIANFGMVSHFIHPDDVLDSQRSGDKGWPGLKDNFASMARSIHQTYPYLDNMVQSQATNRMKQYQASDIQVTYEPGQINIKGNEMLSPSLLFLRVNQEQHLETGTYSFGVVERFSETESLYKVTLTKPSAKISIKDDSL